One Kwoniella dejecticola CBS 10117 chromosome 11, complete sequence DNA segment encodes these proteins:
- a CDS encoding 3,4-dihydroxy-2-butanone-4-phosphate synthase: MSRPTQISSPPTTPPSPFKFDSIPDAIEAISRGEFVVVMDDESRENEGDLVCAASKVTTEGMAWMIKWTSGFICLSLPPSRLKKFDLSPLLPPSGRSQDPKGTAYHLTVDANSAKHPVTTGISAHDRAYTARLLASEDSVEDDLTRPGHMVTLRYRPGGVRERRGHTECAVDLCYLANLPPAGLLCELVHPTKEDGSMARRDDCWRFAQEWGLKIVSVEDLAEYVRVNGKGLVPEAAEHQ; the protein is encoded by the exons ATGTCCCGACCGACGCAAATAAGCTCACCACCCACCACACCGCCTTCACCCTTCAAATTCGACTCGATACCCGATGCGATAGAGGCTATATCCCGAGGCGAGTTCGTGGTGGTCATGGACGATGAGTCGCGGGAGAACGAAGGTGATTTGGTGTGTGCTGCTAGTAAAGTGACGACGGAGGGTATGGCgtggatgatcaagtggACGAG CGGCTTCATATGTCTTTCGCTGCCACCTTCACGCCTGAAGAAATTCGATCTTTCCCCCTTATTACCCCCCTCAGGACGATCGCAGGACCCGAAAGGAACGGCATACCACCTGACTGTAGATGCCAACTCGGCAAAACACCCAGTGACGACTGGCATATCCGCCCACGACCGTGCTTATACGGCGCGTTTACTTGCTTCGGAAGATAGtgtggaagatgatttaACGAGACCTGGACATATGGTTACGCTTAGGTATAGGCCTGGAGGAGTCAGAGAGAGGAGGGGTCATACGGAATGTGCTGTTG ACCTGTGTTACCTGGCAAACCTTCCTCCAGCGGGACTACTATGTGAGCTAGTCCACCCGACGAAGGAGGATGGCTCGATGGCTCGAAGAGACGATTGTTGGAGATTCGCTCAAGAATGGGGATTGAAGATTGTCAGTGTGGAAGATCTAGCAGAGTATGTGAGAGTCAATGGGAAGGGTTTGGTTCCGGAAGCAGCAGAACATCAATAG
- a CDS encoding peptidyl-prolyl cis-trans isomerase-like 3 produces the protein MSVTLHTSHGDIKLEIFCESVPRAAENFLALCASGQYDNTLFHRNIKAFMIQGGDPSGTGKGGQSIYGSPFNDEIRQTLRFNNRGIVAMANAGPDTNKSQFFITYGKQPSLDGKYTIFGKVIDGLDTTLDSMERVPVNAKNKPLSEIKLINVTIHANPIADQAK, from the exons ATG TCCGTCACTTTACATACCTCGCATGGcgatatcaag CTTGAGATATTCTGTGAATCAGTACCAAGAGCAGCCGAG AACTTCTTAGCATTATGTGCATCAGGTCAATACGATAACACGCTCTTCCATCGAAATATCAAGGCGTTCATGATCCAAGGAGGGGATCCGAGCGGGACGGGAAAGGGCGGACAGAGTATATATGGCAGTCCGTTCAATGATGAGATACGGCAGACCTTACGG TTCAATAATCGAGGTATAGTAGCTATGGCGAACGCTGGACCAGATACGAACAAGTCGCAG TTCTTCATAACGTACGGGAAACAGCCGAGTCTAGATGGGAAATACACGATATTCGGGAA AGTGATAGACGGCCTAGATACGACATTAGATTCGATGGAACGAGTCCCCGTAAACGCCAAGAACAAGCCATTAtccgagatcaagttgataAACGTTACTATACATGCGAATCCGATAGCGGACCAGGCTAAGTAA
- a CDS encoding DNA repair protein (mre11), producing MPSVNGTQRAASEAVDQPNPSIVQPADVLAIVQILTNNHIGYAEKDPIRGQDAINTFKEILEIARDAEVDFILLAGDLFHENRPSRTCMHQTIALLREYTLGDKPIGFELLSDPYDGSTPGFSFPAVNYEDPNLNIAIPVFSIHGNHDDPQGTGPEGALCALDVLSVSGVLNYFGKVDLVADEAVQDESEKGIKIKPILLRKGTTNLALYGVGNVKDARMHYELRSNRVKMYMPEGGDVGEDDWFNILLVHQNRVKHGPQQSVPEGMFDDSIRLVVWGHEHDCRIEPELVADKEYYITQPGSSVATSLAPGESETKHVGILSVQGEKFQIAAIPLKTVRPFEHDEAFVAYAASQGRCSLDDKDSITQFLKEEVEKLIQRATQKWKESNPEPGEKMMLPLIRLKVETTDAKEMTNPVRFGQLFVGRVANPRDILQYYRKKNAERKVKNNPDLPEEDLEDWEDDDPNLLTTNDRLAKLRMANLVKQYLQAQNLEVLVENGMEDAVMRFVEKDDKDAIKDFVADTLKMVGRDMRSKEVDEQDVEDHMLQAKEHAASQYAEARPVPREKTKKGKSKQKDSDEDSMLAEDDDQMDLDSDGSFQQPKNGKGRGKAPAKGKGKTPLFDDSESEEEEEEEEVMPAPKKRGAASSSTAAVRKTATKPTTKAPARKAPAKSSAKGPQQSQLTFSKAGKTSKPIELSDSD from the exons ATGCCTTCTGTCAATGGCACGCAGAGGGCTGCTAG CGAAGCCGTGGATCAGCCTAATCCGTCAATCGTACAACCAG CTGATGTGCTTGCTATTGTGCAGATCCTGACAA ACAATCATATAGGCTACGCCGAGAAAGACCCGATACGAGGCCAGGATGCTATCAATACATTCAAGGAGATACTGGAGATAGCAAGAGATGCGGAGGTGGATTTCATCTTGCTTGCCGGTGATCTCTTTCACGAGAACAGGCCGAGTAGGACGTGCATGCATCAAACGATAGCTTTGTTGAGGGAATATACCTTAGGAGATAAACCGATCGGA TTCGAACTGCTCAGTGATCCCTATGATGGAAGCACACCTGGATTCTC CTTTCCGGCCGTAAATTACGAAGATCCGAATCTCAACATTGCTATTCCTGTCTTCTCGATTCACGGAAATCATGATGATCCTCAAGGCACAGGTCCC GAAGGAGCATTATGTGCTTTAGACGTTCTGTCTGTGTCAGGTGTACTCAACTATTTCGGTAAAGTAGACCTGGTGGCCGATGAAGCAGTCCAAGATGAATCAGAGAAAGGGATTAAGATCAAGCCTATATTGCTGAGGAAGGGAACGACAAATCTAGCTTTATACGGTGTGGGCAACGTCAAAGACGCTAGGATGCACTATGAGCTGCGATCGAATAGGGTGAAGATGTATATGCCGGAAGGTGGCGATGTAGGGGAAGACGATTGGTTCAACATATTATTGGTGCACCAGAACAG AGTCAAGCATGGCCCTCAACAATCTGTACCCGAGGGGATGTTTGACGACTCCATCCGACTGGTAGTATGGGGACACGAGCACGATTGTCGTATAGAGCCTGAGCTCGTAGCAGATAAAGAATATTATATCACTCAGCCTGGCAGTTCGGTAGCTACCAGTCTGGCCCCTGGAGAATCCGAAACAAA GCATGTGGGAATATTGTCAGTGCAAGGCGAAAAATTCCAGATAGCGGCAATACCACTCAAGACGGTCAGACCATTCGAACACGATGAAGCATTTGTAGCGTATGCCGCTTCTCAGGGACGATGTAGCCTAGATGACAAGGACAGTATCACCCAGTTCCTGAAGGAAGAA GTAGAAAAGCTTATACAGCGAGCCACCCAGAAATGGAAGGAGAGTAATCCGGAGCCGGGtgagaagatgatgctaCCGTTGATCAGGCTGAAG GTGGAAACCACGGACGCTAAGGAGATGACCAACCCTGTGCGATTTGGTCAACTCTTCGTGGGAAGAGTAGCAAATCCTCGAGACATCCTGCAGTATTACAGGAAAAAGAATGCCGAGAGAA AGGTGAAGAATAATCCAGACCTGCCGGAAGAAGACTTGGAAGACTGGGAAGATGACGATCCGAACTTACTTACCACCAACGACCGGCTGGCGAAATTACGAATGGCTAATTTGGTGAAGCAATATCTTCAAGCCCAAAATCTGGAAGTACTTGTAGAAAATGGCATGGAAGATGCGGTTATGAGGTTTGTcgagaaggatgataaggatgCCATCAAGGA cttcgtcgcGGATACCCTGAAAATGGTCGGACGAGATATGAGGAGtaaagaggtcgatgaaCAGGATGTGGAGGATCAC ATGCTGCAAGCGAAGGAACA TGCCGCTTCTCAATATGCCGAGGCTCGACCAGTACCAAGAGAG aaaacgaagaaagggaagagcaAACAGAAAGATTCGGACGAAGATAGCATGC TGGccgaagatgacgatcaGATGGATCTCGACTCGGACGGATCATTCCAACAACCCAAAAATGGTAAGGGTAGAGGTAAAGCTCCTgctaaaggcaaaggcaagaCTCCGCTG TTCGAtgattctgaatctgaagaagaggaagaagaagaagaggtaatgCCTGCACCCAAGAAACGAGGAGCGGCGTCTTCGTCGACGGCTGCGGTCAGAAAGACAGCTACTAAGCCGACGACCAAAGCTCCTGCCAGGAAAGCACCTGCTAAATCGAGTGCAAAAGGGCCGCAGCAATCGCAACTCAC GTTCTCGAAGGCTGGCAAGACATCTAAACCT ATCGAACTGTCAGATAGCGATTGA